The Cylindrospermum stagnale PCC 7417 genome segment AGCATCCCTGACAAAATATGCAGCAAGCATAGCCGTTTTCTGATAAACAGCCGTGTCTGGTAAAACACCTAAAGCTAGTGAACTACTCACTGGTTAACCCATGAGTTTGAGAGCCTTTTCTAGCACTTGGTACAATAATGGTATTGATTGAAACCATTTACCCTGGTTGCTAATCAAAGGAAAGCAATTTCGAGCCTGAACGTGGCTCGTTGTTTGAGGATGTTACTGAACTCTGCAATACAGGTTCATAGGTCAACCTCCAAATATTTAGGTTGGTTAATTTTTGAATACCAAAAAAGGGTTGAAAGCTGTTCAACAGATTGAAGCCTAGAATTAGTTAACGTCAGGCACGAGTGTAAATCTATTTCTTACACTAGCCTAACAATAGTTTTTTCTCATCAGCAGATCATGATAAATCTGAAATTCTCTGTAAGAAAAATTCAACGAAACAGCGACAGTTCATCAATCTTTGTCTTGACACATATTTATTTAAAAATTTTCCTACATCCTAGCCAAGAGTTCTTCTAAAAAAAGAAATCTTTACCAAAAATTTATCATAACTTTGTTGAAAATTTATAATTGACTCAATCAAAAATAATGGTCTAGATATGATTTTTTTGCTAAATTAAATGATGATTATTTAGAATCACTTATCTCACCAGTTCGGGACTGGTAAATTACTATTTGATCGGCAAATATCTGTATAAAAGATAAATACTATCTACAACAGTAGTAGATATACCTCTATCATTGGTAGTAAGGTCACATATTTATTACCATCTGTTATATCAACCATATTTGTATCTATCTCTAGTAGGAAACTTTATTTATAAAGTAAATATTAAATTTGTCAAGTTCGTTACTAGAACTGGCGCTCATGTTCAGAATTTATCATGCTCGGTAATGTCTAACTTATCTACAGCAATTTTATTTTTACTATATTTGTATCTATCTCTAGTATGAAAAACCTCTGAAGTGAAAAGCTGCCAAAGTTTTCTCCAATTACAGTTTCTAAATCTAACCATAGGTACATGATTCTTCAATGAAATATCCGTATCGACTTAAAACCTACTTGGAACAGAGAAAGATACCTGCGGTACTTGCAACGGGTTCCTTATAGGTTAGAATTAGTTTGACTGAAATTAAATAATTAATTAAATTTATTCCCAAAATACAGGTTTATTATTTAACATCTAAACAGAGCCAAGCCAATAATTTATTTACAGCAGTTTGCCAGTAAATAAAGTACAGCTATTAGCGGTTAAACTCTTGTGTTGTCGGACTAAAAACCCGCTCTTGTGTACCTTATTTTGATGTCATTGGTAAAATCTAAACCTTGTCTTGTAATGACAAATTCAGCAGAGAGTCTAGCTCAGAAGCTAGCCAACGTTGAAACATATTATTGAGAATTTCTTGATACCTTTCAGACGTTAATTCTGCTGGTAGGAACTCATCAACCAGAAAAAGATGATAACCTTGATCAGTTTTCAGGGGAGGAATTAACTGTTTAGCTGGTGTACTAAATACAACAGCAGCTATATCTGGCTGGAGAGCAAAACGGTAAATCTTACCTTCATAACCGCACTTGTATCTGCGATGTTCATCAATATCATAAAGGTGAGCAGCATGATAAAAACTTATTTCCCCTTCTTCTATTTGATAAAAAAGCTCTTGAGCAAATTTTTCATAAGAAACAATAATTTGATAGAGAACAACTTCCTCAAACTCTAGACGATTTTGAAAAAAAACTTTTTTGACTTCTTGAGCAAACAAGAACTCAGCTAACTTTTGTGACAGCAGACTAGCATGAATTCCCGCTTCCCAATCTTCAGGGGTAATTAATTGATCTGCTAACCATGCCATTGTATCAGCAGCTTTTTCTAAGCGCTTATTTCGGCGCATATTATTCGCTTGAGCCTCGATTTCTTCTGCTGTGACAGTTATGCCTCTTTCCTGAGCTACGTGGAAAATAATTCTTTGAAATAGAACATTCTGGTATACTTCCTTAAAATCCATTTTGCTCTTAAGGAAGTTAATAATCTCCTCTGGTTCAACAATTATATTTGAAAGGTTATTCATGGTATTTATTTCTTTTTAATAACCTGCTACTATTGAAATATTTGGTTATATGTTTCGATAAGTATAAAGTAAAAAATACAAGTTTTGCAGAAAATTTTCAAAAAAAATCATTAATTTTTAACATAACTGAACTGAAGAGACTATTTATTAATTAATCTTTAGTAGGGTGTGTAATAGCAAATTAATATGAAGTTGCATAGAATAAGATATGAAAAAGAATTAACCGCAGATAAACGCAGATAAAGATGGATAATTAAATTGATTTCATCATTCTATGCAGCTTCACATAAAATTGGTATAACGGCTTTGCTATTAAGCACCATAT includes the following:
- a CDS encoding peptidylprolyl isomerase, whose amino-acid sequence is MNNLSNIIVEPEEIINFLKSKMDFKEVYQNVLFQRIIFHVAQERGITVTAEEIEAQANNMRRNKRLEKAADTMAWLADQLITPEDWEAGIHASLLSQKLAEFLFAQEVKKVFFQNRLEFEEVVLYQIIVSYEKFAQELFYQIEEGEISFYHAAHLYDIDEHRRYKCGYEGKIYRFALQPDIAAVVFSTPAKQLIPPLKTDQGYHLFLVDEFLPAELTSERYQEILNNMFQRWLASELDSLLNLSLQDKV